Genomic segment of Bacteroidota bacterium:
TTTGTTGTCGAGGTAAAGTGCGAGTTGTTTATTGGAGCGCGCGGTTTTCGCATCATCGATCAGTACCGGCGGCTCACCTATTTTCCAGAGGAATTCTCCAATGGTCTGGTGTTTTTTCGGAGGTTTACGCTGGTGGCCGATACTTTTCTTCGGTGTATTATCATACTTCGTTTTTCTTTTATCATAACGCAGATCGCGCCGTGTTTCTCTTTTCAGTTCGCGTGTGGAATCAACAAGATTGTGAATGTGAAGATAAAACGGGAACCCTGCTCCATTGGTGAATAATCCTTTCGTTCCAACTGCGCGGCGATGAAGAATGTGAATAAAAGAAAGTGCTTCGGGTAAATTGAAATTCACCCCGACGAGTTTCCTGTTCGGTTTCTGTTTGAGATATCCGTACAATTCATCTTTATTGATGTCCGGATCTTCGCATTTCACGATCACTTTTTTCAGCAACACACCGTGTCCGCCAATGCGCCGCGTAGTGCATTGGTAAAAAAGACAAGCACCGGCTGCGAACAGGAGGAGTAGTTTATATCGGGAAATACTGGACAATGGTTTATGCCGAATGTTAGGCGTACATTCGCAAAGATAATGCCTCGCCGTTACGAAAGAACTTATTCCCCCGATTCCATAAGGTAAAAGCGCATGCTCTCCAGATCACGTTTAACGCATTTACGTTCACTCCGGCAAAAGAAATTCCGGAACGAACAAAAATTATTTGTTGCCGAAGGAAGAAAGATTGTACCCGAGTTACTCGATTCTTCCTTTCACGTGGAAAGTGTGTATGCAACTGTTGCATGGCAAAAAGATTTTCATTTGAAACTTGAACGCGCAGACGAAGTGGTGACTGTGAATGAGGAGGAATTATCCAGAATATCTTCACTCGTTACCGCACAAGATGTGCTCGCCGTTGCGCGCATTCCCGCGCAGGAACTCACTTCAGAAAAACTGAAAAAGAATTTCTCACTTTATCTCGACGGAGTGCGCGATCCCGGCAATATGGGAACCCTGATCCGAATTGCCGACTGGTTCGGAATTCAGCATATTATTTGTTCACCGGATTGTGCTGATGTATGGAATCCGAAAGTGGTACAGGCGTCTATGGGATCATTGATCCGCGTTCACATTCACGAGATCCTTCCGGAAGAATTTTTCGGGAAAAACGGAATGAATATTTCGCAACATCTTCCGGTTTACGGCACTTTTCTCGAAGGAAAATCCATTTATGAAACAGATTTCGGAACAAAAGGAATAATCGTAATCGGCAATGAATCTTCGGGGATCAGGAAAGAAACGGAATCTTTCATTCAGCATCACATCACCATTCCATCATTCAGTTTGCGTGGAGAAAAACGTGCCGGACCTGAATCACTGAACGCTGCCATTGCGGCGGCTATCACGCTTTCTGAGATGAGACGCAAATGTTAAATGCAGGCGATTGGATGAATTTTCTTAATTTTCAGTGAAATTTTTTTCAGGATCATTAAACCTTTGCCCCTCTTAACCGTCTTATATAACGCAAACCAACACTTACTCAAACAAAAACCATTTCACATGAAAGCCAATCGTTTTATTTCTTTAGCCGTCCTCGCTTCGACGATCTCCGTTGTTGCATTTTTCGGATGCAAAAAAATGATGAAGACAATGATACTTCTGCAGCCGGAGATAATTCATTTGCAGAAACTACTTTCAATGACGTGACTAATATTTCTGACCAGGCGGGCTGGAACGGAAGTGTGAGCAGTTACCGCATTGGTGACAACGATGGTATTCTCACCAGTTGCGCTACCGTAACATTCGATTCACTGAACACTGCAAATGCCGACACGATCTTCATCAATTTCGGATCAACAAATTGTACCGGCAATGACGGACGTAACCGCAGGGGAGAGATCATTGTAATTTATTCCGGCCATTACCGCGATTCTGCTTCCACGCATACTATTACGTTCAATAATTATTTTGTGAATGACAATCAGGTGCTCGGAACAAAAACTGTAGTGAATAACGGACATAATGCTGCCGGACATCTCACCTACACGATCACCGTGAACGGACAGATTATTCTTGCCAATAACGGAGGAACGATCACATGGAACAGCAATCGTGTTCGCGAATGGACCGCTGGAGAAAGCACCATGAACTGGAGCGACGATATGTATTCTATAACCGGATCAGCAACCGGAACGGGAGCCGACGGACACAATTTCACAGTGAACATTACGAGTCCGCTCATTCGCAATATGTCTTTAGGATGCCGCAGGTATTTTACACAGGGAACTTTCGAACTGACGCCCGATAACAAACCGATGCGTACTGTGGATTTCGGAACGGGCGCCTGCGATGATCTTGCTACCGTGACGATCAATAATCATGTGTACACGATTCACCTGAGATAAAAAATGGCTTAATCATTAAGAAAAATCCCCGTGAGTAATCGCGGGGATTTTTTTTTATTTGGCACGAACCGGAGTTCGTTCTTTCATCAGCCGGTGAATTTCTTTTAAATATTCATTTTCACTTCTGACGACGTCGAGTTCACGCGTCTTTAACTCGAGTTCTTTTTTGAGATCGGCAGCGGTGAAAACACTTGTTTTATTTCCGTTCTTTTCTTCTACGACCAGCGCGTTGGTGGAATAGTACTGGAAAAAATCAAAATTCAGTACGCGCGAAATTTCGCGGAGTAATTCCGTGTCGCATGATTTTCTTTTGAATATTCCATAAATATTCTGGGGTGAAGTGCCGATGCGCCGTGCAAACTCACTTTTCGTCATTCCCACCTCTTCAAGGTGCTGACGAACTAATTTTCCGATGTGTAATGCCATTAGGGTCTTTTTTAGGATGCGTTAATTGAAACTGAATTTTTGTTTTTTCTTTTTTATTGATGTCGCGCTGCTTTTAAATCGGGGTGATAATTGTTTTATTTTTCTTGATGCATAACCGGATGGTAAATGACTTCCATGAATTTCACCATACAACTGAATGATCTCACGCAAATAATTATTGTGCCTTGCGATCATTTCCATTTCTTTTTCAAGCGATCCAATCTCATTCATTATTTCGCCGGAAGTTTTTTCGTTTGTTGCAGGACTGTATTCAGGATGCTGGTAAAAACTGAAAAAATCAACTCCCAGCGTTTTCGAGATCTTTGCCAGGATCTCGGTGTCCATCGACCGGCATTCCAGCAGGTGATACAACTGCCGTGGCGACTGTCCGATCTTTTTTGCAAACTCTGTTTTTTTTAATCCGTTTTGTTTGAGATGTTTTTTGATACAGTTTCCGAGGTGAAAAGACATTTCATGATTGTCATTCGTTACGGGGGAACAGTGGCAAAT
This window contains:
- a CDS encoding RNA methyltransferase: MLSRSRLTHLRSLRQKKFRNEQKLFVAEGRKIVPELLDSSFHVESVYATVAWQKDFHLKLERADEVVTVNEEELSRISSLVTAQDVLAVARIPAQELTSEKLKKNFSLYLDGVRDPGNMGTLIRIADWFGIQHIICSPDCADVWNPKVVQASMGSLIRVHIHEILPEEFFGKNGMNISQHLPVYGTFLEGKSIYETDFGTKGIIVIGNESSGIRKETESFIQHHITIPSFSLRGEKRAGPESLNAAIAAAITLSEMRRKC
- a CDS encoding helix-turn-helix transcriptional regulator → MALHIGKLVRQHLEEVGMTKSEFARRIGTSPQNIYGIFKRKSCDTELLREISRVLNFDFFQYYSTNALVVEEKNGNKTSVFTAADLKKELELKTRELDVVRSENEYLKEIHRLMKERTPVRAK
- a CDS encoding helix-turn-helix transcriptional regulator; this encodes MSFHLGNCIKKHLKQNGLKKTEFAKKIGQSPRQLYHLLECRSMDTEILAKISKTLGVDFFSFYQHPEYSPATNEKTSGEIMNEIGSLEKEMEMIARHNNYLREIIQLYGEIHGSHLPSGYASRKIKQLSPRFKSSATSIKKKKQKFSFN